One genomic segment of Mastomys coucha isolate ucsf_1 unplaced genomic scaffold, UCSF_Mcou_1 pScaffold22, whole genome shotgun sequence includes these proteins:
- the Fgfr3 gene encoding fibroblast growth factor receptor 3 isoform X6: MVVPACVLVFCVAVVAGATSEPPGPEQRVGRRAAEVPGPEPSQQEQVAFGIGDTVELSCHPPGGAPTGPTVWAKDGAGLVASHRILVGPQRLQVLNASHEDAGVYSCQHRLTRRVLCHFSVRVTDAPSSGDDEDGEDVAEDTGAPYWTRPERMDKKLLAVPAANTVRFRCPAAGNPTPSISWLKNGKEFRGEHRIGGIKLRHQQWSLVMESVVPSDRGNYTCVVENKFGSIRQTYTLDVLERSPHRPILQAGLPANQTAILGSDVEFHCKVYSDAQPHIQWLKHVEVNGSKVGPDGTPYVTVLKTAGANTTDKELEVLSLHNVTFEDAGEYTCLAGNSIGFSHHSAWLVVLPAEEELMEADEAGSVYAGVLSYGVGFFLFILAVAAVTLCRLRSPPKKGLGSPTVQKVSRFPLKRQVSLESNSSMNSNAPLLRITRQSTEGPALANVSELELPADPKWELSRTRLTLGKPLGEGCFGQVVMAEAIGIDKDRTAKPVTVAVKMLKDDATDKDLSDLVSEMEMMKMIGKHKNIINLLGACTQGGPLYVLVEYAAKGNLREFLRARRPPGMDYSFDACRLPEEQLTCKDLVSCAYQVARGMEYLASQKCIHRDLAARNVLVTEDNVMKIADFGLARDVHNLDYYKKTTNGRLPVKWMAPEALFDRVYTHQSDVWSFGVLLWEIFTLGGSPYPGIPVEELFKLLKEGHRMDKPANCTHDLYMIMRECWHAVPSQRPTFKQLVEDLDRILTVTSTDEYLDLSVPFEQYSPSGQDTPSSSSSGDDSVFTHDLLPPGPPTPRGTSDVKGQQSHRPSPSQCLRGP; this comes from the exons ATGGTAGTCCCGGCCTGCGTGCTAGTGTTCTGCGTGGCGGTCGTGGCTGGAGCTACTTCCGAGCCTCCCGGTCCAGAGCAGCGAGTTGGGCGGAGAGCGGCAG AGGTTCCAGGGCCTGAACCTAGCCAGCAGGAGCAGGTGGCCTTTGGCATTGGGGACACCGTGGAGCTGAGCTGCCATCCACCTGGAGGTGCCCCCACAGGACCCACTGTCTGGGCTAAGGATGGTGCAGGACTGGTGGCCTCTCACCGCATCCTGGTGGGGCCTCAGAGGCTGCAAGTGCTAAATGCCTCCCATGAGGACGCAGGGGTCTACAGCTGCCAGCACCGGCTCACGAGGCGTGTGCTGTGCCACTTCAGTGTGCGTGTGACAG ATGCTCCATCCTCAGGAGATGATGAAGATGGGGAGGACGTGGCTGAAGACACAG GGGCTCCTTATTGGACTCGCCCGGAGCGTATGGATAAGAAACTACTGGCTGTGCCAGCTGCAAACACTGTTCGTTTCCGCTGCCCAGCTGCTGGCAACCCTACCCCCTCCATCTCCTGGCTGAAGAATGGCAAAGAATTCCGAGGGGAGCATCGCATTGGGGGCATCAAA CTTCGGCACCAGCAGTGGAGCTTGGTCATGGAAAGTGTGGTGCCCTCTGATCGTGGCAACTATACCTGCGTGGTTGAGAACAAGTTTGGCAGCATCCGGCAGACGTACACCCTGGATGTGCTGG AGCGCTCCCCACACCGGCCCATCCTGCAGGCTGGTCTGCCGGCCAACCAGACAGCCATTCTGGGCAGCGACGTGGAGTTCCACTGCAAGGTGTACAGCGATGCACAGCCGCACATCCAGTGGCTGAAGCATGTGGAAGTGAATGGCAGCAAGGTGGGCCCTGACGGCACACCCTACGTCACTGTACTCAAG ACCGCAGGCGCTAACACCACCGACAAGGAGCTAGAGGTTCTGTCCTTGCACAATGTCACCTTTGAGGACGCGGGGGAGTACACCTGCCTGGCGGGCAATTCTATCGGGTTTTCTCATCACTCTGCGTGGCTGGTGGTGCTGCCAG CTGAAGAGGAGCTGATGGAAGCTGATGAGGCTGGCAGCGTGTACGCGGGTGTCCTCAGCTACGGGGTgggcttcttcctcttcatcctggCGGTGGCAGCTGTGACACTCTGCCGCCTGCGCAGTCCCCCAAAGAAGGGCCTGGGCTCGCCCACCGTGCAGAAAGTCTCTCGCTTCCCGCTTAAGCGACAG GTGTCCTTGGAATCTAACTCCTCTATGAACTCCAATGCACCCCTTCTCCGGATTACCCGGCAGTCCACAGAAGGTCCTGCTCTGGCCAATGTTTCTGAACTCGAGCTGCCTGCTGACCCCAAGTGGGAGCTATCCAGGACCCG GCTGACGCTTGGTAAGCCTCTTGGAGAAGGCTGCTTTGGACAGGTTGTCAtggcagaagctattggcattgaCAAGGACCGCACTGCCAAGCCTGTCACTGTGGCTGTGAAGATGCTgaaag ATGATGCCACTGACAAAGACCTGTCGGACCTGGTATCTGAGATGGAGATGATGAAAATGAttggcaagcacaagaacatcaTTAACCTGCTGGGGGCCTGCACACAGGGTG GGCCCTTGTATGTGCTGGTGGAGTACGCAGCCAAGGGCAATCTACGGGAGTTTCTCCGGGCGCGGCGGCCTCCAGGCATGGACTACTCCTTTGATGCCTGCAGGCTTCCAGAAGAACAGCTTACCTGCAAGGATCTAGTGTCCTGTGCCTACCAGGTGGCACGGGGCATGGAATACTTGGCTTCCCAGAAG TGTATTCACAGAGACTTGGCTGCCAGAAATGTCCTGGTGACAGAGGACAATGTGATGAAGATTGCAGACTTTGGCCTGGCCCGAGATGTCCACAACCTGGACTACTACAAGAAGACCACAAAT GGCCGGCTACCTGTGAAGTGGATGGCACCAGAGGCCCTTTTTGACCGAGTCTACACCCACCAGAGTGATGT CTGGTCCTTTGGTGTCCTCCTCTGGGAGATCTTTACGCTGGGCGGCTCACCATATCCTGGCATCCCAGTGGAAGAGCTTTTCAAGCTGTTGAAAGAGGGCCACCGCATGGACAAGCCAGCCAACTGCACACATGATCT GTACATGATCATGCGGGAATGTTGGCATGCAGTGCCTTCACAGAGGCCCACCTTCAAGCAGTTGGTAGAGGATTTAGACCGCATCCTCACTGTGACATCAACTGAC GAGTACTTGGACCTCTCTGTGCCATTTGAGCAGTACTCACCAAGTGGCCAGGACACTCCTAGCTCCAGCTCCTCCGGGGATGACTCTGTGTTCACCCATGACCTGCTACCCCCAGGCCCACCCACACCACGGGGGACCTCGGACGTGAAGGGCCAACAGTCCCACAGACCAAGCCCCAGCCAATGTTTACGCGGACCCTAG
- the Fgfr3 gene encoding fibroblast growth factor receptor 3 isoform X1: MVVPACVLVFCVAVVAGATSEPPGPEQRVGRRAAEVPGPEPSQQEQVAFGIGDTVELSCHPPGGAPTGPTVWAKDGAGLVASHRILVGPQRLQVLNASHEDAGVYSCQHRLTRRVLCHFSVRVTDAPSSGDDEDGEDVAEDTGAPYWTRPERMDKKLLAVPAANTVRFRCPAAGNPTPSISWLKNGKEFRGEHRIGGIKLRHQQWSLVMESVVPSDRGNYTCVVENKFGSIRQTYTLDVLERSPHRPILQAGLPANQTAILGSDVEFHCKVYSDAQPHIQWLKHVEVNGSKVGPDGTPYVTVLKSWISENVEADARLRLANVSERDGGEYLCRATNFIGVAEKAFWLRVHGPQAAEEELMEADEAGSVYAGVLSYGVGFFLFILAVAAVTLCRLRSPPKKGLGSPTVQKVSRFPLKRQVTVSLESNSSMNSNAPLLRITRQSTEGPALANVSELELPADPKWELSRTRLTLGKPLGEGCFGQVVMAEAIGIDKDRTAKPVTVAVKMLKDDATDKDLSDLVSEMEMMKMIGKHKNIINLLGACTQGGPLYVLVEYAAKGNLREFLRARRPPGMDYSFDACRLPEEQLTCKDLVSCAYQVARGMEYLASQKCIHRDLAARNVLVTEDNVMKIADFGLARDVHNLDYYKKTTNGRLPVKWMAPEALFDRVYTHQSDVWSFGVLLWEIFTLGGSPYPGIPVEELFKLLKEGHRMDKPANCTHDLYMIMRECWHAVPSQRPTFKQLVEDLDRILTVTSTDEYLDLSVPFEQYSPSGQDTPSSSSSGDDSVFTHDLLPPGPPTPRGTSDVKGQQSHRPSPSQCLRGP; this comes from the exons ATGGTAGTCCCGGCCTGCGTGCTAGTGTTCTGCGTGGCGGTCGTGGCTGGAGCTACTTCCGAGCCTCCCGGTCCAGAGCAGCGAGTTGGGCGGAGAGCGGCAG AGGTTCCAGGGCCTGAACCTAGCCAGCAGGAGCAGGTGGCCTTTGGCATTGGGGACACCGTGGAGCTGAGCTGCCATCCACCTGGAGGTGCCCCCACAGGACCCACTGTCTGGGCTAAGGATGGTGCAGGACTGGTGGCCTCTCACCGCATCCTGGTGGGGCCTCAGAGGCTGCAAGTGCTAAATGCCTCCCATGAGGACGCAGGGGTCTACAGCTGCCAGCACCGGCTCACGAGGCGTGTGCTGTGCCACTTCAGTGTGCGTGTGACAG ATGCTCCATCCTCAGGAGATGATGAAGATGGGGAGGACGTGGCTGAAGACACAG GGGCTCCTTATTGGACTCGCCCGGAGCGTATGGATAAGAAACTACTGGCTGTGCCAGCTGCAAACACTGTTCGTTTCCGCTGCCCAGCTGCTGGCAACCCTACCCCCTCCATCTCCTGGCTGAAGAATGGCAAAGAATTCCGAGGGGAGCATCGCATTGGGGGCATCAAA CTTCGGCACCAGCAGTGGAGCTTGGTCATGGAAAGTGTGGTGCCCTCTGATCGTGGCAACTATACCTGCGTGGTTGAGAACAAGTTTGGCAGCATCCGGCAGACGTACACCCTGGATGTGCTGG AGCGCTCCCCACACCGGCCCATCCTGCAGGCTGGTCTGCCGGCCAACCAGACAGCCATTCTGGGCAGCGACGTGGAGTTCCACTGCAAGGTGTACAGCGATGCACAGCCGCACATCCAGTGGCTGAAGCATGTGGAAGTGAATGGCAGCAAGGTGGGCCCTGACGGCACACCCTACGTCACTGTACTCAAG TCCTGGATCAGTGAGAATGTGGAGGCAGACGCACGCCTCCGCCTGGCCAATGTGTCGGAGCGGGACGGGGGCGAGTACCTCTGTCGAGCCACCAATTTCATAGGCGTGGCTGAGAAGGCCTTTTGGCTGCGTGTTCACGGGCCCCAAGCAG CTGAAGAGGAGCTGATGGAAGCTGATGAGGCTGGCAGCGTGTACGCGGGTGTCCTCAGCTACGGGGTgggcttcttcctcttcatcctggCGGTGGCAGCTGTGACACTCTGCCGCCTGCGCAGTCCCCCAAAGAAGGGCCTGGGCTCGCCCACCGTGCAGAAAGTCTCTCGCTTCCCGCTTAAGCGACAGGTAACA GTGTCCTTGGAATCTAACTCCTCTATGAACTCCAATGCACCCCTTCTCCGGATTACCCGGCAGTCCACAGAAGGTCCTGCTCTGGCCAATGTTTCTGAACTCGAGCTGCCTGCTGACCCCAAGTGGGAGCTATCCAGGACCCG GCTGACGCTTGGTAAGCCTCTTGGAGAAGGCTGCTTTGGACAGGTTGTCAtggcagaagctattggcattgaCAAGGACCGCACTGCCAAGCCTGTCACTGTGGCTGTGAAGATGCTgaaag ATGATGCCACTGACAAAGACCTGTCGGACCTGGTATCTGAGATGGAGATGATGAAAATGAttggcaagcacaagaacatcaTTAACCTGCTGGGGGCCTGCACACAGGGTG GGCCCTTGTATGTGCTGGTGGAGTACGCAGCCAAGGGCAATCTACGGGAGTTTCTCCGGGCGCGGCGGCCTCCAGGCATGGACTACTCCTTTGATGCCTGCAGGCTTCCAGAAGAACAGCTTACCTGCAAGGATCTAGTGTCCTGTGCCTACCAGGTGGCACGGGGCATGGAATACTTGGCTTCCCAGAAG TGTATTCACAGAGACTTGGCTGCCAGAAATGTCCTGGTGACAGAGGACAATGTGATGAAGATTGCAGACTTTGGCCTGGCCCGAGATGTCCACAACCTGGACTACTACAAGAAGACCACAAAT GGCCGGCTACCTGTGAAGTGGATGGCACCAGAGGCCCTTTTTGACCGAGTCTACACCCACCAGAGTGATGT CTGGTCCTTTGGTGTCCTCCTCTGGGAGATCTTTACGCTGGGCGGCTCACCATATCCTGGCATCCCAGTGGAAGAGCTTTTCAAGCTGTTGAAAGAGGGCCACCGCATGGACAAGCCAGCCAACTGCACACATGATCT GTACATGATCATGCGGGAATGTTGGCATGCAGTGCCTTCACAGAGGCCCACCTTCAAGCAGTTGGTAGAGGATTTAGACCGCATCCTCACTGTGACATCAACTGAC GAGTACTTGGACCTCTCTGTGCCATTTGAGCAGTACTCACCAAGTGGCCAGGACACTCCTAGCTCCAGCTCCTCCGGGGATGACTCTGTGTTCACCCATGACCTGCTACCCCCAGGCCCACCCACACCACGGGGGACCTCGGACGTGAAGGGCCAACAGTCCCACAGACCAAGCCCCAGCCAATGTTTACGCGGACCCTAG
- the Fgfr3 gene encoding fibroblast growth factor receptor 3 isoform X4, translated as MVVPACVLVFCVAVVAGATSEPPGPEQRVGRRAAEVPGPEPSQQEQVAFGIGDTVELSCHPPGGAPTGPTVWAKDGAGLVASHRILVGPQRLQVLNASHEDAGVYSCQHRLTRRVLCHFSVRVTDAPSSGDDEDGEDVAEDTGAPYWTRPERMDKKLLAVPAANTVRFRCPAAGNPTPSISWLKNGKEFRGEHRIGGIKLRHQQWSLVMESVVPSDRGNYTCVVENKFGSIRQTYTLDVLERSPHRPILQAGLPANQTAILGSDVEFHCKVYSDAQPHIQWLKHVEVNGSKVGPDGTPYVTVLKTAGANTTDKELEVLSLHNVTFEDAGEYTCLAGNSIGFSHHSAWLVVLPAEEELMEADEAGSVYAGVLSYGVGFFLFILAVAAVTLCRLRSPPKKGLGSPTVQKVSRFPLKRQVTVSLESNSSMNSNAPLLRITRQSTEGPALANVSELELPADPKWELSRTRLTLGKPLGEGCFGQVVMAEAIGIDKDRTAKPVTVAVKMLKDDATDKDLSDLVSEMEMMKMIGKHKNIINLLGACTQGGPLYVLVEYAAKGNLREFLRARRPPGMDYSFDACRLPEEQLTCKDLVSCAYQVARGMEYLASQKCIHRDLAARNVLVTEDNVMKIADFGLARDVHNLDYYKKTTNGRLPVKWMAPEALFDRVYTHQSDVWSFGVLLWEIFTLGGSPYPGIPVEELFKLLKEGHRMDKPANCTHDLYMIMRECWHAVPSQRPTFKQLVEDLDRILTVTSTDEYLDLSVPFEQYSPSGQDTPSSSSSGDDSVFTHDLLPPGPPTPRGTSDVKGQQSHRPSPSQCLRGP; from the exons ATGGTAGTCCCGGCCTGCGTGCTAGTGTTCTGCGTGGCGGTCGTGGCTGGAGCTACTTCCGAGCCTCCCGGTCCAGAGCAGCGAGTTGGGCGGAGAGCGGCAG AGGTTCCAGGGCCTGAACCTAGCCAGCAGGAGCAGGTGGCCTTTGGCATTGGGGACACCGTGGAGCTGAGCTGCCATCCACCTGGAGGTGCCCCCACAGGACCCACTGTCTGGGCTAAGGATGGTGCAGGACTGGTGGCCTCTCACCGCATCCTGGTGGGGCCTCAGAGGCTGCAAGTGCTAAATGCCTCCCATGAGGACGCAGGGGTCTACAGCTGCCAGCACCGGCTCACGAGGCGTGTGCTGTGCCACTTCAGTGTGCGTGTGACAG ATGCTCCATCCTCAGGAGATGATGAAGATGGGGAGGACGTGGCTGAAGACACAG GGGCTCCTTATTGGACTCGCCCGGAGCGTATGGATAAGAAACTACTGGCTGTGCCAGCTGCAAACACTGTTCGTTTCCGCTGCCCAGCTGCTGGCAACCCTACCCCCTCCATCTCCTGGCTGAAGAATGGCAAAGAATTCCGAGGGGAGCATCGCATTGGGGGCATCAAA CTTCGGCACCAGCAGTGGAGCTTGGTCATGGAAAGTGTGGTGCCCTCTGATCGTGGCAACTATACCTGCGTGGTTGAGAACAAGTTTGGCAGCATCCGGCAGACGTACACCCTGGATGTGCTGG AGCGCTCCCCACACCGGCCCATCCTGCAGGCTGGTCTGCCGGCCAACCAGACAGCCATTCTGGGCAGCGACGTGGAGTTCCACTGCAAGGTGTACAGCGATGCACAGCCGCACATCCAGTGGCTGAAGCATGTGGAAGTGAATGGCAGCAAGGTGGGCCCTGACGGCACACCCTACGTCACTGTACTCAAG ACCGCAGGCGCTAACACCACCGACAAGGAGCTAGAGGTTCTGTCCTTGCACAATGTCACCTTTGAGGACGCGGGGGAGTACACCTGCCTGGCGGGCAATTCTATCGGGTTTTCTCATCACTCTGCGTGGCTGGTGGTGCTGCCAG CTGAAGAGGAGCTGATGGAAGCTGATGAGGCTGGCAGCGTGTACGCGGGTGTCCTCAGCTACGGGGTgggcttcttcctcttcatcctggCGGTGGCAGCTGTGACACTCTGCCGCCTGCGCAGTCCCCCAAAGAAGGGCCTGGGCTCGCCCACCGTGCAGAAAGTCTCTCGCTTCCCGCTTAAGCGACAGGTAACA GTGTCCTTGGAATCTAACTCCTCTATGAACTCCAATGCACCCCTTCTCCGGATTACCCGGCAGTCCACAGAAGGTCCTGCTCTGGCCAATGTTTCTGAACTCGAGCTGCCTGCTGACCCCAAGTGGGAGCTATCCAGGACCCG GCTGACGCTTGGTAAGCCTCTTGGAGAAGGCTGCTTTGGACAGGTTGTCAtggcagaagctattggcattgaCAAGGACCGCACTGCCAAGCCTGTCACTGTGGCTGTGAAGATGCTgaaag ATGATGCCACTGACAAAGACCTGTCGGACCTGGTATCTGAGATGGAGATGATGAAAATGAttggcaagcacaagaacatcaTTAACCTGCTGGGGGCCTGCACACAGGGTG GGCCCTTGTATGTGCTGGTGGAGTACGCAGCCAAGGGCAATCTACGGGAGTTTCTCCGGGCGCGGCGGCCTCCAGGCATGGACTACTCCTTTGATGCCTGCAGGCTTCCAGAAGAACAGCTTACCTGCAAGGATCTAGTGTCCTGTGCCTACCAGGTGGCACGGGGCATGGAATACTTGGCTTCCCAGAAG TGTATTCACAGAGACTTGGCTGCCAGAAATGTCCTGGTGACAGAGGACAATGTGATGAAGATTGCAGACTTTGGCCTGGCCCGAGATGTCCACAACCTGGACTACTACAAGAAGACCACAAAT GGCCGGCTACCTGTGAAGTGGATGGCACCAGAGGCCCTTTTTGACCGAGTCTACACCCACCAGAGTGATGT CTGGTCCTTTGGTGTCCTCCTCTGGGAGATCTTTACGCTGGGCGGCTCACCATATCCTGGCATCCCAGTGGAAGAGCTTTTCAAGCTGTTGAAAGAGGGCCACCGCATGGACAAGCCAGCCAACTGCACACATGATCT GTACATGATCATGCGGGAATGTTGGCATGCAGTGCCTTCACAGAGGCCCACCTTCAAGCAGTTGGTAGAGGATTTAGACCGCATCCTCACTGTGACATCAACTGAC GAGTACTTGGACCTCTCTGTGCCATTTGAGCAGTACTCACCAAGTGGCCAGGACACTCCTAGCTCCAGCTCCTCCGGGGATGACTCTGTGTTCACCCATGACCTGCTACCCCCAGGCCCACCCACACCACGGGGGACCTCGGACGTGAAGGGCCAACAGTCCCACAGACCAAGCCCCAGCCAATGTTTACGCGGACCCTAG
- the Fgfr3 gene encoding fibroblast growth factor receptor 3 isoform X5, translating into MVVPACVLVFCVAVVAGATSEPPGPEQRVGRRAAEVPGPEPSQQEQVAFGIGDTVELSCHPPGGAPTGPTVWAKDGAGLVASHRILVGPQRLQVLNASHEDAGVYSCQHRLTRRVLCHFSVRVTDAPSSGDDEDGEDVAEDTGAPYWTRPERMDKKLLAVPAANTVRFRCPAAGNPTPSISWLKNGKEFRGEHRIGGIKLRHQQWSLVMESVVPSDRGNYTCVVENKFGSIRQTYTLDVLERSPHRPILQAGLPANQTAILGSDVEFHCKVYSDAQPHIQWLKHVEVNGSKVGPDGTPYVTVLKTAGANTTDKELEVLSLHNVTFEDAGEYTCLAGNSIGFSHHSAWLVVLPAEEELMEADEAGSVYAGVLSYGVGFFLFILAVAAVTLCRLRSPPKKGLGSPTVQKVSRFPLKRQQVSLESNSSMNSNAPLLRITRQSTEGPALANVSELELPADPKWELSRTRLTLGKPLGEGCFGQVVMAEAIGIDKDRTAKPVTVAVKMLKDDATDKDLSDLVSEMEMMKMIGKHKNIINLLGACTQGGPLYVLVEYAAKGNLREFLRARRPPGMDYSFDACRLPEEQLTCKDLVSCAYQVARGMEYLASQKCIHRDLAARNVLVTEDNVMKIADFGLARDVHNLDYYKKTTNGRLPVKWMAPEALFDRVYTHQSDVWSFGVLLWEIFTLGGSPYPGIPVEELFKLLKEGHRMDKPANCTHDLYMIMRECWHAVPSQRPTFKQLVEDLDRILTVTSTDEYLDLSVPFEQYSPSGQDTPSSSSSGDDSVFTHDLLPPGPPTPRGTSDVKGQQSHRPSPSQCLRGP; encoded by the exons ATGGTAGTCCCGGCCTGCGTGCTAGTGTTCTGCGTGGCGGTCGTGGCTGGAGCTACTTCCGAGCCTCCCGGTCCAGAGCAGCGAGTTGGGCGGAGAGCGGCAG AGGTTCCAGGGCCTGAACCTAGCCAGCAGGAGCAGGTGGCCTTTGGCATTGGGGACACCGTGGAGCTGAGCTGCCATCCACCTGGAGGTGCCCCCACAGGACCCACTGTCTGGGCTAAGGATGGTGCAGGACTGGTGGCCTCTCACCGCATCCTGGTGGGGCCTCAGAGGCTGCAAGTGCTAAATGCCTCCCATGAGGACGCAGGGGTCTACAGCTGCCAGCACCGGCTCACGAGGCGTGTGCTGTGCCACTTCAGTGTGCGTGTGACAG ATGCTCCATCCTCAGGAGATGATGAAGATGGGGAGGACGTGGCTGAAGACACAG GGGCTCCTTATTGGACTCGCCCGGAGCGTATGGATAAGAAACTACTGGCTGTGCCAGCTGCAAACACTGTTCGTTTCCGCTGCCCAGCTGCTGGCAACCCTACCCCCTCCATCTCCTGGCTGAAGAATGGCAAAGAATTCCGAGGGGAGCATCGCATTGGGGGCATCAAA CTTCGGCACCAGCAGTGGAGCTTGGTCATGGAAAGTGTGGTGCCCTCTGATCGTGGCAACTATACCTGCGTGGTTGAGAACAAGTTTGGCAGCATCCGGCAGACGTACACCCTGGATGTGCTGG AGCGCTCCCCACACCGGCCCATCCTGCAGGCTGGTCTGCCGGCCAACCAGACAGCCATTCTGGGCAGCGACGTGGAGTTCCACTGCAAGGTGTACAGCGATGCACAGCCGCACATCCAGTGGCTGAAGCATGTGGAAGTGAATGGCAGCAAGGTGGGCCCTGACGGCACACCCTACGTCACTGTACTCAAG ACCGCAGGCGCTAACACCACCGACAAGGAGCTAGAGGTTCTGTCCTTGCACAATGTCACCTTTGAGGACGCGGGGGAGTACACCTGCCTGGCGGGCAATTCTATCGGGTTTTCTCATCACTCTGCGTGGCTGGTGGTGCTGCCAG CTGAAGAGGAGCTGATGGAAGCTGATGAGGCTGGCAGCGTGTACGCGGGTGTCCTCAGCTACGGGGTgggcttcttcctcttcatcctggCGGTGGCAGCTGTGACACTCTGCCGCCTGCGCAGTCCCCCAAAGAAGGGCCTGGGCTCGCCCACCGTGCAGAAAGTCTCTCGCTTCCCGCTTAAGCGACAG CAGGTGTCCTTGGAATCTAACTCCTCTATGAACTCCAATGCACCCCTTCTCCGGATTACCCGGCAGTCCACAGAAGGTCCTGCTCTGGCCAATGTTTCTGAACTCGAGCTGCCTGCTGACCCCAAGTGGGAGCTATCCAGGACCCG GCTGACGCTTGGTAAGCCTCTTGGAGAAGGCTGCTTTGGACAGGTTGTCAtggcagaagctattggcattgaCAAGGACCGCACTGCCAAGCCTGTCACTGTGGCTGTGAAGATGCTgaaag ATGATGCCACTGACAAAGACCTGTCGGACCTGGTATCTGAGATGGAGATGATGAAAATGAttggcaagcacaagaacatcaTTAACCTGCTGGGGGCCTGCACACAGGGTG GGCCCTTGTATGTGCTGGTGGAGTACGCAGCCAAGGGCAATCTACGGGAGTTTCTCCGGGCGCGGCGGCCTCCAGGCATGGACTACTCCTTTGATGCCTGCAGGCTTCCAGAAGAACAGCTTACCTGCAAGGATCTAGTGTCCTGTGCCTACCAGGTGGCACGGGGCATGGAATACTTGGCTTCCCAGAAG TGTATTCACAGAGACTTGGCTGCCAGAAATGTCCTGGTGACAGAGGACAATGTGATGAAGATTGCAGACTTTGGCCTGGCCCGAGATGTCCACAACCTGGACTACTACAAGAAGACCACAAAT GGCCGGCTACCTGTGAAGTGGATGGCACCAGAGGCCCTTTTTGACCGAGTCTACACCCACCAGAGTGATGT CTGGTCCTTTGGTGTCCTCCTCTGGGAGATCTTTACGCTGGGCGGCTCACCATATCCTGGCATCCCAGTGGAAGAGCTTTTCAAGCTGTTGAAAGAGGGCCACCGCATGGACAAGCCAGCCAACTGCACACATGATCT GTACATGATCATGCGGGAATGTTGGCATGCAGTGCCTTCACAGAGGCCCACCTTCAAGCAGTTGGTAGAGGATTTAGACCGCATCCTCACTGTGACATCAACTGAC GAGTACTTGGACCTCTCTGTGCCATTTGAGCAGTACTCACCAAGTGGCCAGGACACTCCTAGCTCCAGCTCCTCCGGGGATGACTCTGTGTTCACCCATGACCTGCTACCCCCAGGCCCACCCACACCACGGGGGACCTCGGACGTGAAGGGCCAACAGTCCCACAGACCAAGCCCCAGCCAATGTTTACGCGGACCCTAG